ATGCACCGGCAGGTTGGGACGCCCCGCTCTCTCTATGCCGCCCTCACCGCCCCCGCAGCAGCTTGTCCTTAGCGGCCGATCCGGCCGAGCTGCCCACCCAGTAGCTGACCACCGCCGTCGCCATCGTCGTCAGCGCACCCAGCATCAGCGAAGCGTTCGGGTCAGCCTGCCCCGCCGGCGCCGACAGGACGCGGTACAGCACTACACCGAAGGTGACCAGCACCACCAGGGACACGGCAGGCGCTCCCCAGGCAATGTTGCTGCCGGTCTTCGCCAGCTCCACCGTCTGCGAGCGGGCGTTGGATCGGTCGTCATTGTCGAGGGCCAAGGCGCGCAAGACTTGATCGCCGACGGCCTTCCGGAATGCGGCCAGCTTCTCCGGATCGGCCTGGAGCGCGTCGGCAGCCTGGCGCGCGGACGCCTCGTCCGTCACGGGGATCCCGATGACCTGCGACGCGACGCTGACGGCGGCATTCGCGACGGTGGCAGCAACCTGCCCAGCCGGCTTGTCGCTACCGCCGAAGAGGCTGGTTATGGCGTCCCCCAGCAGGGGGAGGAGAATGGGAAGCAGGGGGAGCATGATGCCTCCTTCGGGCATGAGAAAATCCGCCTCGGTAGGCCCTGGCGGATCAATTCGAATTTGCGGTGGCGCTTCGGCTTTGCTATTTCGGCGATGCCTAGCCAAGTTGCCGGGTGGGTGTGCGCCGTACATGGCTGGGACCTTTGCGTAATGCCCAGTCTGCGGCGCCGCTCTCACCGACCCCACATCGCCTTGGCCGTCACCGGTCCGACGACACCGTCCGCCTTCAGGAAGTGTGCCGCCTGCCACACCACCACGGCAGCCTTGGTGACCGGGCCATAGTGGCCGTCTGGGGTGACGCCGACGATGCGCTGGATGCGGCGGACGCGGTCGGCATCGGAGCCGGCCGGGGCGTGAACGGCTTGCGGCATGGGGTATGGACCATCGACCGGCTGCTGCCAGCCTTGACCGGTGAACAGTGCGGCCTCAGCGGCGCGGCGCGCCACCAGACCCGGAAGCGTCTTCTTCACCTTTTCGCCCGTCTCCGGATCCTTCACGGTCGCCTTCACCCATTGCCCGAACTGCCCGGCCGCGCCCGCCACGTCACCAGAGTTCAGCAGGCGCAGGAGGGTGGAGGAGCAGAGGTTGCCGGCGCCCAGGTTGAAGACGAAGGACGCGAGCGCGCCCCGCTGATCATCGGTCAGCGACACCTTCACATACCGATCGACGTCCGCCGCAGCGTCGGCGAGGTCGACGGCCAGCAGATGCTCGGCCTGCACCTCGGTGATGGTCTGGCCCAGCCGCACGCCGTCGGTGTGGCCGTAACCGATGGTGGGCACGCCCGCCGGGCAGAGATAGGCGGTCAGGTAAAGGCCCTCGAAGCGCTTCACCAGCGCGACGGCCGCCACGCACACGGGCTTGGACATGTCAGACTCCAGGCATGAGAAAGGCGCGCCGGACATGGCGCGCCCGCTATGGGAAGAAATGCAAAACCATTGCCCCGATGACGCTTGACCGGGGCCATGCTACAGTTCCGGGATGATCATCAATCTCCTGGCACGGTTAACGGCCCTTCTGATCATCATCGCCGGCCATGCCGTGTTCGGCGTCGGCTGGACCGCTGGTATCTTCGTCGGGGGGATCGCGATGCTGATCCTGTTCCGGCTGAAGACGGGCTATTGGTTCGACGCCTGACCGGTGGGACCGGCAAGAGCCTGTCGGGCCGGTCCGCCACCGAGCAGCAGGCCCAACTCCCCACCGATGCCCGGGCCGACGGCGCGGCGCGCAATTTGCGGTGCGGTCCGACCGGCCGCCCACTGCCCCGCCCCGAAGTTGTAGGCCGCCCGCACCACCGGCAGGGCCAGGAAGCGGGCCGCGGCGTTCTCGCTGGTGAAGATGCTGCCGACCAGCCTCTGGACCATGTTGGAGGCTGCGACCGCGGTGTTGCTGTAATTGTTGCCTCCGGGCACATCGACCGTCGCCCGGACGGCCACGCGCCGGAACTGGCGCATCAGCAGCTGTTCGTCGGGAGTGAACAGCACGTTCATCACCTCCCGGGGCGCATTGTCGAAGGCGGTGGCGAACTTCGCGCCCGAGACCGACCGCTCGCCCGTCGGCAGCATGCCGCCCTCCATGCCGCGCGCGAGCCGCAGCCACGCCTCTTCCCGGACGGCATTCCAGGCCGGACTTTCTGGGCCCAGCACCTCCCGCATGCGGGCGAGGTCGCGCGCCGTGTTCTGGCCGCCGAACAGCTTGGCGGATCCGAAGATGGCGTTGGCCGCTTGGTCGGGCGGCACCACCAGTTGCCGGACGCCGCCGCGGAAGTCTTCGGCGGTCAGTTTCTGGATCAGGTCGCCACCCTTGAACCGGCCGGCGAACTCCCGATTGGTGGCGATGGCGTTGCGGAAGGCGTTGATGGCGCCTTCGTCGCCCTGCAGCAGGGCGTTGTCGGCCGCTTGGCGCATGAAGTCGTCGAAGGTCGACTTGATCTTGCCGAGCGCGACGCCCTCCTCCGTCCCACGGGCGCCGTAGGCGGCGTTGGTCAGGCGCTTGCGCCAATCGAACATGGCGCTGATCGGGATGGAGCCGTCGGCAGCATCCGCCCCCATCGCCCCGACCGGCCCGCGGGCGCCTTGGGCGAATCCGTCCAGCTCGGCCAGAAGCGCCTGAGTCCGCGGCAGACCGGACAGGTTATGGTCGCGGGCGATGCTCTGCATGGTCTGGAAGGCCAGCGTCTGCACGCCGTCGGGCGATAGCGCGGCGCCGGTCAGATTGCCGGACGATGCCCCAGCCTGCGACATCGGCACCGGCAGACCGGGCTCTGGCGCCCGCCCGGCCATGCGGGCGGCATCATAGGCCTCGTTCACGGCGCGGCGCTCGGTGTTGCGCATGCCGACCAGGGCGGATTGCGCCACTTCCCCGCCCTGCCCCGACTCCAGCACAGTGGCGTTGCCGCCGGCCAGCCGGTCCTGGATCGCGCCGGCGTTGGCGCGCAGGGCCTGCTGCTGCTCGGCGGTGAAGTTCCGCAACCGATCCTCCGCGGCCTGCCCGTAGGCGCCCTTCAGCATCAGGTTCTCGGTCATCTGCTCCGACGGCGACCCCGTGACCTGCCCCTGGCGCAGCGGCACCGGAACCGGCAGCGTCTTCGCCTCGGCAAGAGCCAGGGCATCGGCCGGGTTGACCGCCTCGTCCGCCATGCGGGCAAACTGCCGGCCGAGGTCGTCGGTGATCTGCGCAGGATCGACGCCGGCGCGGCGCAGCGCCTCCCGTCCGGCATCGGTCAGTTGACCGGTGGCGGCATCGTAGAGGCGGGGGCGGCGAACCACCGATCGATAGACCGCGCTCAAGGCCGGAGACAGCAACTCGCCGGCGCCAGCGACCGCGCCATTCGTCAGTGCGGCGACCGGGCTGATTCCCTGCTGGCTGCCCGCCCCCGTCGCGGCGACATCCTGCGCCACCGATCCGGCTGCCCCGCCCAGCGCCGCGCCCACGGCACGGCTGACCAGGCCGAGGCCGGCAGCCGCACCGGCACCGACCCCGACGAATGGCGCGGTCATCAGGCCGGTCACCATGGCATCGCGGCCGGCTTGTGCCGATAGGCCGGGCGGGTTCAGGTAATACGGTCCCTGCCCGTCGACGCTGGCATAGACGTTGCCATGCTTGTCGGTTCCGGCGTCGATCTTCGACCCCGGCAACATCGACTTCAGGATATCCAGCTTGCCAGCATCGTCGCGGGCGAGCGCCAGCTTGGCGCCGATCTGACCGCCGGGCGTCGACCCCTGGAAAATGCCGAGCCCGTACCAGGGATGGGTCCCGTCGGGCTGGGGCTCAACGATGCGGTTCGCGATCTCATCCGGCAGGCCGCCGTAATCAAACTCGCGCCGATCGTCGCCGGTCACGAGGTTGATTGCGGCATCCGAGACCGCGCCGGCTGCCGACTTCGCCCGGTCCCACGCCTTCTCGGTCGGCGTCGCTGCCGACTTCGCATAGAGCGCCTTCAGGTCGTCGTCGGACAGGGACTGGAGCGAAGCGCGAGCATTCCCGACGGCGCTCTGTTGCTGCTGGGCGGCATGCATCCGGAGGAGATCGTCGTCGGACAGCTTGGATAGGTCGGTCATTTCAGCAGCCCCCTACGGCGCATTTCGGCTTCGACATCGGCCTGGGACGGCTGGCCGGCGGCGGCCGCGGCGGTGTTGGGCGCGGCCGATGGTCCGGACTTGCCGCCTTGCTGCGGAGTGCCTGCCCTCTGCAGGTCGGACATCTCCCGTTGCGACAGCGGCGATCCCAACGCCGCCACCTCTTCCGCCACCGACACCGGGTCGACGATTCCGCCGTTCTTCCGCGCGTTCTCCCGGTAGACCCGCGCCACCTCTGTGTCGTGGGCGTCGAGTCGTTTCATCAGGTCGATGACCTTGCGGTTTCCTTCCAGCGTCGTAGTCAGGCTGGGGATAGCCGCTCGCAGGATGGCGCGCTCATTCTCGGTGATCTGCCCCTGCCCCTTCATCATGCCGGCGGCGGCAAGCTCCAGCTGTGCGCCGATCGACTTGGCGAGTTCGCCTTCCGACACGCCCGGCACCACGTTGATCCCCATGCCCTGGAGGATTTGGCCGGCGGCAAGACGGGTATCGGCTCCTGCGCCCGGCCGGAAGCCCTCGATGGCCTTGCCGAAGTCGTCGTAGAGCGTCTTGTTCCGCTGCGCCGTGCGGGCCGCGGCTTGGGAGGTAGAGAAGGCCTCGGCGGCGTCGTTATAGAGCTTCTCACTGCCCTTCTTCTCACCGCTCTGCGTCATGTTGATTTCGGTCTTGCCGGCTTTCTTCAGGTCGCGCTGATAGTCGAAGAAGGTTCCTGGATAGCCGCCACGAACCGCCGCCTCATAGTCCTTCTGCTCGTTCGTCGCCCTGCCCTCGTCCAGCGGTTCGACCTGCCCGGTCTGCGGGTTGTAGCCCCAGCCGGACACGATGTTTCCGTTGGCGTCCTGCACCGGCTGGAGCCGACCGCCGGAACGCACACCCTGCCCGGCATAGCGCTGCGGCGCAGCGGCCGGAGCGGGAGATGCGGTCGGGGCCGCCGGTGCGGCATCCGTCGCCGTGGTGCCGGCGTCGGCGACCTGCACCCGCCCAAACCGCCCGGCGTAGTCCGACAGCTTCGTTCCATTGCTGTCGGCTGGGTTGTACTGGCCGCCGGTGGTGAGGAACCTTTCCGCCCCCGTCGGGCCACCGAGATGCATCATGGCGAGGATGCCGTCTTTGGTGATCGGCACCCCGCCGACGGTCTGGCCGATGAACTGATCAAGGCCACGGCCGGCGATCTCCTTCTCCAGACCGGATCGGTAGACGCCGAAGGCCGCATCCTGCGCCGCCTCGTTGCCGAAGAAGTCCTTGGCGGTCCTCACCTCCGGCATGCCGGGGATGTTGAACTGGCCAAGCCAAGCGTTTTCCTTCGGATCCGAACCGGGGGTGTAGACGCCGGCATTCTCCAGCGCGGCTTCGCCGAACTGGTACTTACCGCCGTAGCCCTGCTTGTTGAATCCGCCGATCCGCCCGCCGTTCTCGGACTGCGCCAGCAGAGAAGCGAAGTCGCCGGCCGCAGCGCGCGGGACCGTCGTCGTTCCGACAGTTGCGGGCGCCTCCGGGGCGGCAGTACCTCCCATCGGCCCGCCGCCAATTACCGTCCCGTCCATCAGCCGCAACCCCGACCCCATCGACCGCTTCAGGTATTCCTTCGCGGCGTCGGGGTTCTGCATGATCAGCGTCCGCTGGGCATCGCTCAGCGACTTATCGCCAGCAAGTGCGCGCCGCAGCGTCTGGCGGTCCGTCGCCTTCTGCCCGGCGTCGCTGACCTGCTGTTGGAGCATGTAGCGCTTCAGCGCCTTGGTGCCGGCGTCTTCCTGGCCCTGGAGCGCGGATGCGCCGGCCTCACCCAGCGCGCCAGCGAAGGACGGATTCTTCGACGCCATCAGACCCAGGCCCAGCTTCAGCAGAAGATCGTACGGCCGGGACGCCTGCTCCTCCTTCATCAGCTGCGCCATGGCGGTTGCCGGGTCGTCCGGGGTGGCGCTGGGCATGTTGGCGGCCGGCGGCGTGCTGGGCTGGCCGCCGGCGCCGAACAGGCTGGAAAGCATGTCTCCGAGGCTCATGATTTAGCTCCCCCAAAAGCCGAAGCCGTTTTTGCCGCCGATGCCGGCCAATGCCGCCAACATGCCGATGCCCTGTGTCGCGGAACTGCTGGTCGGCTGCTGCGACGTGCTGCTCTGCGAATAGGGCTGGCCGGTGATGGCGCTCTGCCGGACCTGCAGCATCCGGAGCGGCCAGTCCCGCGCATCCTGGAACTGCTGATAGGCGAAGTCGTTGTTCTGCTGCTGGAGTCCGCGATCCAGGCCGCCATACGCCATCAGTGCCTGCAGCAGGTCGTAGTTGCCGGTGCGCTGCGTCTCGCCAAGCCCGGCAAGCGCGCTGCCGCCGGAGGACGCCGCCGCCCGGTCCTTGTTGAACTGGTCAGCCTGCATGCCCTGCGTCGAGAGCTGGAGGCGCGACAGCAGGTCGCCGACCTGGGTTGCCCGGCCGGCGTCGTTGGCGAACAGGTTGGCGAGCGTCGAGCCGGACTGCAGGGCGCGCGCCTGGTCGGTGTTGAACTGGTTCCGCGCGCTCTCATAGGCCTGCGCCTGCTGCAGACCGATGTTGCGCAGTACGGAGTCGTTGTTCTCCGATTCCAGCAGCGCCGCCCGACTGCCGCCAAACGCCTTCGCCGCGGTTGCCTTGGCTCGGATGGCGTTGTTGGTGATGTCGCCCTGGCGCCTGATCTCGTTGCCGACGGCGTCCATGTAGGGGTTCATGTAGGCGGTCGCGGCGGCCTGGTCGAAGGGGTTCGCCGCCGCGCCGATGACCTGCTGGAACTCCACCGGTGTCCGTTCCGCGCCCGACATGATGCCTTGCAGGATCGACCCCGAGGGGCCGAAGGTGCCGCCATAGGGCGTCATGCCGGCCGTGATGGCGCTGGTCGCCGCCCCAAGGTTCGGGTTCGTCATGCTGCCGTCGCGCAACATGCCACCCGCCGCCTGCTCGTCCTGCGACATGCCGGCATAGCGCTGCCCGCCATACATCGGGTATTGCCCGATCTGGCTCGGCCATTGGCCGGCGGCGATCTGGTTGGCCATGTCGATGTTGCCGAAGACTTGATTTTCGATCTGCGGCGGGAGCTGCGTCTGGCTGGTGACAGTCTGGCTGCCGGAACTGAAGAGACCGCCCATGGATCAAGCCTCCTGAAAGAACCAGACGCCGACCGGCTCCAGGCCGAGACGCTGGTAAAATTGCGCCTTGCGGTCGATCTCGACCCGGTTGAACAGCCCCAGCACCAGCGGGGCGCCAAGGCGCTTCGCCATGGCCCGCGCCTCGCCGATCAGCAACGCCGCCGCGCGCGTCTTGCGGGCGTCGGGGTGGACAAAAGTCCAAACGTCGGTCAGGAAACGATCCTGGCTGTACCACCAGGAATCGGCCGTCAGTCCGACCGAGCCGACGATGGCACCGTCCAGTTCAGCGACGAACACCGCGCCGCTGGTCAGGACATGGCTGATCATGCCGACGGCCTTGGGCTCGTCGAGGCGGCCGATCCCGACCTCGGCGTGCATGACGCGCAGCAGGCCGATCAGCGCCGGCAGATCGACGTCAGTGGCGTCGCGGATGGTGATCGTCATGCCCGCGCCCCATAGACGTTGTTGGCGCCGAACAGCTGCTGCAAGACGGACAGGATGGACTGGCTGGGCTGAGCCTGCGTCGTCGCTGGTGCGGCGCCGGCAGCGCCGGGATTGCCGGAGAATGCCCCCTGCGTCGCCGCTCCGCTCTGCCAGCCGTCCGATCCGCCCATGCCACCGGCGCTGGGGCCGGCCGTCTGACCGCCCATCGACATGCCGCCGACACCAGGCACGCCGCCCAGGCCGGCGACCACGCTGTAATCGTTCGGCGTGTAGCCGATGGCGCGCGACATCAAGCCAGCCGGCAAGCCGGTGACGGCGCTCAGCGCGTCCAGGCCGAGAGAGGTCGGGCTGAAACCGAGAGCGGCGTCGCGGGTCCGCGTGCCGTCCAGCAGCCCCTCCGGGCTGGCGATCGTGCCGGGGGTAAAGCCGAGGAAGCCGAAGCCGAGGGAGTTCGGCGAGAAGTCCTGCGTCGATTTGCCGACGTCGCCGAAACTGTAGCCGTTCAGCCCCAGCGAGGACAGGTCGGCTTGCGACAGGTCCGTGCTGTTGCGTCCGACGGAGATGCCGCTGGGAGCATCGACGGAGCCATCGGCAAATCCTCCACCTTCCGTCGCGCCCATGCCGCTGCCGGGGCCGCTATCGCCTCCCGGGTCATCCCCGCCGCGCTCTCCGCCCCCGAACCCACCTCCAGGACCGCCTCCCCCGCCAGCGTCATCGCCGCCACGCTCCCCGCCGCCAGAGCCATCGCTGCCGGCTCCGCCCCCATCACCGGGGCCGCCCCCGCCATCCCCGTCTCCGCCACCGCTGTCGCCTCCGGCATCGTCGAAATGCGGCAGGCCGGTCATCGGGTCCGGCCGCCCGCTGCCGCCCTGCTGCAGCAGCATCTGGTATTCCTGCGGGTTGATGTGCGCCAGGATCGTGTCCTGCCCTCCCTTGCTGTTCTGCGCGCCGAGCTGCTGGAAAAGTTGCGCCAGCGTGCGCAGGTCGATGTTCGGCGCGCCGGCAAGGGCGGCCAGCTGCTGCATTCCATCCATGGTGCTGATCTCCGGTTACCGCCGATTGCCGGCCGGCTCGACGTCGAAGCGCAGATCGCCCAGCCGCCAGAAGGCGTTGGCATCAAGCGCGGAGGTGAATTTCACTGAAAGCTGCCGGGCATCGACCCTGAGGTCGTAGGTCTCCATGCCGGGCGTGATCAGATAGGGCCCGAAGGTCTCGGCCGCGCCCTGCGGGTAGGGCCGCGCCTCCAGCGAGAGGTAGACGCCGACCGTCAGTCCCTGGAAGTCCGGTATGATCTGCCAGACATCCATCAGCGGCTGGCCGTCGCCGAGTTCGAACGGGCTGCTCTCGACATAGGCCTCGAAGCCCGCCCCCTCATCGCTGGTGCCAGCCTCATGGAAATAGAGCTTGCCCGCGCTGCTTGCCGCCAACGGATTGCCGAGCGACGAACGGTCGACCCAGGCGGTCCGATTGAAGGTGCCGATCGTCCAGTGTCCGGCGACATAGTTCCAGGCGACGTAATTGGAGCATTCCAGGTTCGTGGTGCCGGCGGGATAGAACATCCACAGCTCGGTGTATTCGGTGTTGGCGCCGATCCAGATCTTCTCCTGCTGGGCCGGCGACAGGTTCTCAAAGACGTAGTTCCGCACCGGACAGTCGAGCACGCGTGGCGTGGAGCCGTCATAGAGGTAGAACTGCTTGCCCGGTCCGACCCAGAAGGCCCGGCCATCCTGCTCGTTCACCGCATTCGGCCCAATCGCCCCGCCGTCGCCGAGATACACGAAGCTGAAGATCAGCGTCGCATCGTAGCGCATGGCGTAGAGGCCCTTATCGGTCCAGATCAGGCACTGCCCGGAGCTGGCCCGGCCGGTGACGATCTGCGAACCGTTGCCGAGCGGAAAATCTCCGGCCTGATTGGTCTGTGACGGCGCCCAGGCGGTGTTGTCCTCCTGATCGCTCCACCGCACCAGCAGCGGCTGATAGGCGGTGCCGTCATGCGCACCCAGCGCCACCAGATGACGCTCAGGCGTCACTAGGATGGTGTTGACCTGGGATGGCGCGTTGGTGATGGCGGCGGCTCGCTGGCTGGTGTTCAGCTGCCACTCGTAGATGGTGCCGCCGCGCGGACAGGCGTTCAGATACTGGCCCCACGCGGCAAGACTCCAGGTCCGCGGGAAGTTGGACGATCCGGCGATTCCGGCGCCGAACCCGCCGCTGCCGAAGGTACCGAGGCCGTAGCCGCCGCCGCCGAGGCCGTTCTCGTTGCCGATGTTGAGTTCGTATTTAACCTCGACCGTCGTCGAGCCGCCGCTGCCCGTGGATGAGGCGGTGCCGCTGCCGGTGACGGTATAGGCGCCGGTGCTGGCGGCGGTCAGCCAGTAAGCCCGGTAATATTTGGCCGTGACGGTGCCGCCGCTGCCGGTGGCGGTGCTGGTTGCTGCCGAGGAATGCTCGACCTGATAGACGTCGTCGGTCAGCCGGTAGATGGTGTAATCGCCGCTGAGCGTGATCCCGCCGCCAGCCGACGCCCCGGCATAGTTGACGATGTCGCCGGAAGCCAGGCCGTGACCGGTGTGGTTGACCGTCACGAAGGCCGAGCCGGACACCGTGTCGAAGGGGCCGGAGAGGCTGTAGTCGTCCCCGCCGACGGTGACGCCATTCACCGCGCCGACCGGGCAATGGATGTAGACGGTGTCGCCGGTGACGGCGCCATGGCTGGCATGGGTGATCGTCACCGTGTTGGAGCCGGTCGTCGTTGCAATCGGGTTGCCGCCGCTAAGCGTGGCGGTCGAGCGGATCGGCGTGATGTTGAACAGCCGGCCGCCATAGAAGGCGTACAGCTTGGTGTGCGTGCCGATGGCGCCGAAGGCCCGGCCGTCATTGGCCGACCACGACAGCAGGCCGCGACAGACGCCGTCGAAGTCATCCACGGCGGCCAGCTCCCAGCCGCCGATGGGCTGCGGGCGGTCGCGGTAGAAGCGGACCTTGTCGCTATCGGTCCAGCGCGGCCGGGCGGCGAGGTCGGTCTCGTCCTTCACCACACCCGGCTTCAGTTCGATGCGGGCATAAGCCATGTCAGATCAGCCCGGTCATCGTCGGGAAGCTGGAGCGGCTGGACTGAGCGAAGGCGCCAGCTTGCTTCATCGGGTTCGAGGTCGCCGATGTCGAGGCGTTGGATGCGAACGGGTTGCTTCCGCTACCGAACAAAGAACCCGTCCCGGCCCCGAATAGGCTAGATAGAAAGTTGCTGCCGGCACCAGATCCGAACGAGCCGGAGGACTGGAAGAACGGGCTTGAACCGGAGAACAGCCCGGACCCGGAGGAGAACGGGTTGCTGCTCTGGCCCGCCAGCTGCTGGAAATAGCTGCTGAGTTTGCCCAGCGCGCCGCCGAGGCTGCTAGACGAACTGGCCGGCGTGGCGTAGGCGCCGAAGTTGATCGTCGCCCCATTCGCCTTCGCGGCGTCGTAGATGTTCTGGAGCGTGCCGCCGCCAATGTTCTGCTTGGCGTAATCGAACACGGACTGGTACTGGTCGGGCTTCAGCGCGGACAGGGTGCCAAGCTTCTCGCTGTAGAGGTCGTTCACCCATTTGTCGTAGCCGGCCTTGTCGAGGCCGCCCTGCTGCAGCATCTGGTTGCCGTAATTGACCCGGCCCCACCAGTCCTTCATCCAGGCGACCGGGTCGGATGGCGCGGAATATGCCGGCGTGCTGGCGGGCTGCTGGATCGGGCTGGATGCCTGAGGCACAGACGACGTGGGTGCCGCCTGGGGCTGGTTCAGCGTGATTCCGCGCGCCGCCGCCGCATCGAGGATGTTCTGATCGGTGCCGGGCGACTTGGTCCGCGCCCAATCGTACATGGACTGATAGTCGCCGGGGTCGAAGGACTGAAGCCGCCCCAGCTTCTCGTTGTAGAGGTCGCCCCAGGTTTGATTGAAGTGGCCGTCATCCCAGGTTCCGGCGTTCTTCATGTTCATGGCGTTCTCGGCCCGGCCCCACCAGTCCTGAAGCCAGTCGAGGCCGCCCGCATACTCGCGCAATCCAGTCGCCGGATTGGTGCCGCCGGAACCGCCAACGGCCTTCAGCGCCTCAGCGGCCTTTGGGGAGAGGTGAGCCATTATGGTATCGCCGCGGCGCCCGGACG
The Azospirillum sp. TSA2s DNA segment above includes these coding regions:
- a CDS encoding peptidoglycan-binding protein, which translates into the protein MPQAVHAPAGSDADRVRRIQRIVGVTPDGHYGPVTKAAVVVWQAAHFLKADGVVGPVTAKAMWGR
- a CDS encoding GNAT family N-acetyltransferase, which encodes MTITIRDATDVDLPALIGLLRVMHAEVGIGRLDEPKAVGMISHVLTSGAVFVAELDGAIVGSVGLTADSWWYSQDRFLTDVWTFVHPDARKTRAAALLIGEARAMAKRLGAPLVLGLFNRVEIDRKAQFYQRLGLEPVGVWFFQEA